Genomic DNA from Synechococcus sp. UW179A:
GCAGATGCCGAACCAGCAGATGACTGATCACCGCTTCAGCGCCGGCGAGGGCATCGACACCCGTGCCGTAGCGATAGGCCGCCAACGTCTCAGTGTCCAGATCATCGGGGAATCGAGCCACCACTGCAATGGCGGTGGAACCTGCCGCCTTGAGGCGCTCTGCCGCTCTCAGAAGCGCATCGGGTCGATCCAAAGTCCCCCAGCTTGTGCCGCTGTCGCCGGCAGCCAGATGCACACCCAGAGGCTCATCAGTGCGGACCACCGCGTTGATATCAAGGCCAAGACTGGCCCTACAGCCCTCCGCAACCTGACGATGTCGCAGTAGCAGGTCCGATTCGATGCCGGCATCCAGCAACAGGCCGATGCGCTGACTGCGCCTCGGGCGCAGTCCCCAGGCAGCTGAGGCAAAACGATCGAGGCCGTAACCCTCCACATAGTGAATGCGTGGATCACGCCAGTACAACGAAGCTCCATTGATCACATTCGGATGGGTGATCAGGCAACCGCTGGCTGCCGCCAATAGGCGGGCACTCGGCAAAGCATCGCCAGCAAACCCACCGATTTCACAACCGATGCCCGTCGGCACGACCATCAGCGTGGGCAACGGCGCAGCGAAGACCGTCATGGGTTAATCAGCACGGCTTCGACCTCAAGCGCAACCTGGGATGTTTCAGAGGAGCGTTGGATAGAGGTGATCGCCCAGCGCAATGGCTCACCCTCCCTTTGAAGCTGCTCGAGAACCCAGGAGCGAAGATCGCCGATAGTGCACAACTCGGGACTGATCAGCGACAACCTCCTGAAACTGAGCTTCATGACCAAAAGGCAAAGACCAAAAACAAATCAGGTGCCATCGCTGAAATTCTCGCAATCGATCCACTACGCAAGTTTCAGGCCTCAGTGCTGAAGTTTGCCGATGCATTCGAGCAAGCCAGCAACACCGACACACACTCTTTCCTCGAAACAGATGTGGGAAAGGCACTCGAGAAGATGCATTCCAGCAGCGGCGATGTACTGGGATCACTACTCAACAGCGGCAAAGAGCTGCGCGGCATGGATTACAACAGCTTCATGGAACTGCTGAACGCCGAGGCTTGAAAACATCCCTGCTGAGAGACGAACAGAACCCTCTTGAAGAATCAGCTCTGGTACTGACCGAACTGAGCCTGATAGAGCGCATCCTCCTGACCTGCAGCTGCAATGAGGTCAGAACGTGGGAAGGAAACACAGAGAAGAGCGAAGCCCTTTTTGCGTAGATCCTCCTTGACACCCATCGCGTCAGGCTGGTGCACCTCACCCTCTTGGATGCGTGCAGCGCAGGTGGTGCAAACTCCAGCGCAGCAGGAGCTGGGCAATGGCACTCCGGCCTCTTCCGCAGCAGACAAAACGGTCTGATTGTCCTGGCACTGAAAATGATGTTGCTGGCCATCAAGCTCAATGGTGATGGCATAAACAACTGGAGTGGTGTCGCTCATCTGTCCTGGAACGCTCCCGTCGATGGCATCTTCTCAGCGTAGAAGCCGTTGAAATCCACCCCAACCTCACTGAAGCCGCACTGGTCAAAAAAAGCCGGCCCTATGGCCGGCTGACAAACGCAAACAGGTTTGCAATCAGTGGGTAAGCAAATTAGGCCATTGCAGCAGCGCCACCCACAACCTCAAGAATTTCCTGAGTAATGGCCGCCTGACGAGCCTTGTTGTAATCAAGGGTGAGCGTCTTGGCGAGCGCCTTGGCGTTGTCGCTGGCATTGTTCATCGCCATCATTCGACTTGCCAGCTCAGAAGCCGCAGCCTCCTGAAGAGATCTCAGCAGCTGATTCTGAAGGTAAAGGGGCAGAAGGGCATTGAGCAATTGGTCAGGGCTCTGCTCAAACACAATGTCTGAAGGCAGCTGAGGCTGAGCATTGGCCGGCCCTGCACCAGATTCAACCCGCAGCTCTCCGTCTTTTGTCGTAAGACGGAAGATCTCGTCGTCAGCCTCAGCGATACCTTGAGGATCAAGGGGAAGCAAAGTCTGAACGACAGGGTTGCAGCTCACCAGGTTGATGAACTTGGTGTAGATGATCTCAACACGATCGGTGCTCTCGGATAGAAACTCCGCGAACACTTCATTGGCGATGGATCCTGCTTCGTCGGCTGTCGGAACCTGCTCAAGACCAGTGAAGGTGGCCTGGATCGGGTAGCTCCGATTCGTGAAATAGCTGATGGCTTTGCGACCGATCAGAACCAGATCAACTTTGTATCCCTTGCCCTGAAGCTCAGCAAAACGCATCTCGGTGCGTTTGATGATGTTGGCGTTGTAACCGCCACAGAGACCACGGTCACCGGTGACAGCCACAAGGGTGATGGTCTCTACATTGCGCTGCTCGAGCAGGGGAGCATCGGCATCCTCGAAACGCATGCGTGCCTGGAGGTTTTCAAGCAGCCGAGCGAGACGATCCGCGAAGGGACGACTTCGCAAGACCTGCTCCTGAGCACGTCGAACCTTGGCCGCTGCCACGAGGCGCATGGCCTCAGTGATCTTGCGGGTGTTCTTGACAGATTTGATCCGATCTCGGATCTCTTTCAGATTTGCCATGTCTCAGGGCCTCAGTTGGCGGAAGCCAACATGGTGGAGGTGACTTCGGCAATGGCCTCCTTGAGCATGGTTTCGGCCTCAGGGCTGAGCACCTTCTCCTCCTGAACCTTTTTAATGAACTCAGGCTTGTTGCTTTTCAGGTACTCGCGGAGCTCCCTGGAGAACTGGACCACCTGATCTTCGGGGACATCATCAATAAGCCCCTTGACCCCTGCGTAAACAATGGCGACCTGCTCAGCAAGGATCAGCGGACTGAACTGAGGCTGCTTGAGAAGCTCACGCAGACGCTTCCCGCGTCCGAGCTGCTTCTGTGTTGCCGCATCAAGATCGGAAGCGAACTGTGAGAACGCAGCCAGTTCATCGAACTGAGCGAGCTCCAGTTTGAGGGTGCCAGCAATTTTCTTAATGGCCTTGGTCTGGGCAGCACCACCAACCCGGCTCACTGAAATACCCACGTTGATAGCAGGACGCAGACCGGAGTTGAACAGATCGGAACTAAGGAAGACCTGACCGTCGGTGATCGAAATCACGTTGGTAGGGATGTAGGCGGAAACATCACCTGCCTGTGTCTCAATAATCGGTAAAGCCGTCATGGAACCCTTGCCCATGGCATCAGACAACTTGGCAGCCCGCTCGAGCAAACGGCTGTGGCAATAGAACACATCGCCAGGGTAGGCCTCACGTCCGGGCGGACGACGGAGCAGCAGGGACATCTGGCGGTAAGCCTGGGCTTGCTTAGAGAGGTCGTCGTAGATAACCAGGGTGGCCTTGCCCTTGTACATGAAGGCTTCAGCGATGGAAGCACCCGTGTAAGGAGCGAGGTACTGCAGAGCGGCGGGGTCTGAGGCATTTGCAGCAACGATCACGGTGTAATCCAGTGCGCCGCGCTCGCGCAGAACCTCCGTCACTTGGGCAACGTTTGCCGCTTTCTGACCAATAGCCACATACACACAAACGACGTCCTGATCGGCCTGATTCAGGATCGTGTCGATGGCGATAGCAGACTTACCTGTCTGACGGTCACCAATGATCAACTCACGCTGGCCACGACCAATGGGAATCATTGCGTCGATCGCAGTGATTCCGGTCTGCATGGGCTCATGCACCGATTTGCGCTGAATAATCCCCGGAGCGGGAGACTCAATCAATCGGGTCTCAGTTGTTGCTAGATCACCCTTGCCGTCGAGGGGAACTCCCAAAGAATTCACGACTCGACCGAGCAGAGCGTCACCTACGGGAACCGACGCGATCTTGCCGGTTGCACGGACGGTGCTGCCTTCCTGAATACCTAGGCCTTCGCCCATCAGCACGGCGCCAACATTGTCGTCTTCAAGGTTGAGAGCAATGCCTTCAGTGCCATCTTCAAATTCAACGAGTTCGCCGGCCATCACCTCTTGAAGGCCGTAGACGCGGGCGATGCCATCACCCACCTGCAGGACAGAACCAACGTTGCTGACAGAAACAGACTTGTCGTAGTCCTCGATCTGCTGCTTGAGAATCGCGCTGATCTCGTCGGGACGGATGGAAACCATGGCTAGTAAACCCTTTGACGGGGAATAAAAGAAAAATCTGAAGGGTGAAGAAAAAAACGATCAGCCTGCCTTAGCAAGCGAGAGACCGAGTCGCCTTACTTGGCCGGAAAGACTAGCGTCGATGACCTGAGAGCCCACATTGATAACAAAGCCGCCAATCAGGCTCGGATCGATGGTGAGATCAATCTCAACGGACCCGCTGCCTACCATGGACTCAACCTTGGCGGTCAGTGACGCCTTCTGAGTGTCAGTCAGGGCCTGAGCCGAGCGGACATGCGCTAGCGAAATCTTGCGGGATTCGCGGTAGAGCTCGAGATACCGACCCAGGACGGCATCAAAAGCGGTAAGGCGGTAACGATCGGCCAGGACCTTGAGCAGATTCAGCAATGAAGGCTGAATTTGCTCGCTCAGAAGCTGCTCGAGGGCTTTCTTCTTGGCTGTTGGCTCAAGAACTGGAGAGGTCATGGCATCTCGCAGTGACTCACTGCTGTCCCAGAGAGCAATGAGCTCCTTGCACTGGGCTGCCACATCCTCTGACTCGTTACGAGCATTGGTCACCTGCAACAACGCTTCGGCGTAAGGGGTGGCCAGGGTATTGAGAAGGGGCATCAGGCGTCCTCCAGATTGTTGATGGAGGCGTCGATGAGACGGGCTTGGGCCGAAGCATCGAGACGTCCGGGCAGATCAGCCATCACCTTGTCGATGGCGGCAAGGGCAGCTTCGCGCCGTAGCTGCTCGGTCAGACGTGCACCTTCGGCATTCAGATCAGCAAGAGCATCTTGCTTCAGGGCTGCCATCGCCTCGATGGTGCGCTGCTCACCGTCGACACGAATGGCATGTGCCCTGGCTTTGCCATCGGCACGAATCTTCTCAGCTTTTTCTTTGGCAGAACCGAGATCGGCCTGGGCCTTACTCAGCTCTGTGGTGGCAGTTTTGAGTCGGGTTTCCGCATCGTTCAATTCCTTGAGAATCGATTCACGACGACGCTCAAGAATGCCGCCAAGCAATCCCTTGAGGAAATAGACGAGCAACCCAATGACAATGACCAGATTGATCAGGTTTGTATCAAGAGGATTGAGGTTGATCGCAAAACCACCCTCTGCTGCAAACAAGGTGACAAGAGACATCATGAAACGGCCAGCAGACGTTGAATGATCTTTGTGCTGAACTCATCGACTTTGCTCATGAGCTGCGACTGAGCCTGCTCTCGCTGCGTCTCAATCTCACGGCGGGCTTTTTCCCTCGTGCGATTGGCATCGGCTTCGGTTGTCGCGATGGCTTCGCGATACAGATTGTCCACCTCCTGTTCAGCTTCGAGAATCGCGGCCTGAGCGGCCTGGCGAGCACCCCGCAGTTGTTCAGTCAGTTCAGCCTCAAGACGCTGGACCTGCTCAAGCTTCTGCTTGGAATCGGCAAGACTTGTGGTGATGTAACCCTCACGATCTTCCACGACCTTGCCAACTGGCCGGAAGAAGAGGGAATTGAGCAGGAAGGTCAGGAGAACCACCTGAACAGCCATTAGAGGCAAGGTGGCATCGAGGTCAAAAAGACCTCCCTCCGGCACCGCTGCTTCAGCAAGCAGAAGCCAGGTCATGAAAAAGGAGCGCTGAGGAAAAGCTAATGATGAGAAGAGGTATCACACCAGGGAGCTGCCATCACACGAGGGAGCTCCCTGAAGATTGATCAACCGGCAAAGGGGTTGGCGAACAGAAGCACCAGAGCCACAACCAGGCCGTAGATCGTCAGCGACTCCATAAATGCAAGAGAAAGCAGCAGGGTGCCGCGGATCTTGCCTTCAGCTTCAGGCTGACGGGCAATACCTTCAACAGCACCTTGGGAAGCGCTGCCCTGACCGATACCAGGGCCGATAGCCGCCAGGCCAACAGCCAGGCCAGCAGCAACGACGGAAGCTGCGGAAGTAATGGAATCCATGTTGAGAGCGTTGGGGGGGGGGATGCGCCTTAGCGCTGAGCAAATGAAGTGGGGATTGGTTCCCCCTGCGCTGGGACACTCTCTGTTGAAAGAGAGCGGGCCCGAGTCATGAGCGTCGGACCTACGCGCAGAAGTGTTTAGCAGATCGCCTAATCGGCGAGCGTTTGTCAACTAGTGGTGTTCATGCAAACCTTCGCCGATGTAGAAGGCAGCCAGTGTTGCAAAGATCAGAGCCTGAATTGCACTGGTAAAAAGTCCAAGCAGCATCACCGGAAGAGGAACGATTAAAGGAACTAAATAAACAAGAACTCCAACCGCAAGTTCATCTGCCAGAATGTTTCCGAAAAGTCGGAACGACAATGAAAGAGGTTTTGTAAACTCCTCGATGATCTTGAAAGGAAGCATGATCGGAGTTGGCTCTACATAGAGCTCAAAAAACCTCAAACCTTTTTTGCTTAGGCCGGCATAAAAATAAGCGAGAGACACCAGCAGAGCCATCGCAACCGTGGTGTTGATGTCTGCAGTGGGAGCACCCAATTCGCCGTCAGGAAGTTCAAAAACTTTCCAAGGGATTAAAGCGCCACCCCAGTTGCTCACAAAAATGAATAGGAACAGGGTTCCAATGAAAGGCAGCCACTCTCGATAGTACTTTTCTCCGATCTGGTCACGGGCGAGATCACGCAGATAATCCCAGAGAAATTCGAGCAGGTTCTGCACGCCTCTGGGGTCGCGATCCAACTTGCGCGTACCAACGAGAACGACAGCAAGGAGTGCGCCGATCAGGATCCAGGAACTCAGAAAAACCTGGCCATGCAGATTGAGGTTGCCGATCTGCCAATACAGATGGTTTCCAACCTCCAGTTCGGCGAAAGGCAGTGTGAAAGGCAGCAAAGCCATTGAATGCAGAAGGGGATGCGCTAGCTCAGCCGTCAATGACGGTCTGAAGAATCAAGGCGGGTTTATAGAGAAGGAAGCCGATGAAAGCAGGAAGGATCTCAAGCTGGGGGAGCTTGGCCGCTGCAACGACGAGCAGCACAGGCACAACCAACTGAAAGCGACCCACTTGACGGGAACCTCCGCCGAGCCGAGCCACGCTGCGGGCGAGGAGGCGCAGGTAGAGAACACCAGCGCAAGAACCCACCAACAGGCTGCTGGCAACTATGGCGTCGAAACCAACTAGTGCGATGAGAACCGCGACTAGTGAAACCGCCAGAGTGGCCAGCATCAAGCGTTGTTGAAGTCTGACGTAGTCGGCCATTCCAGAATCGATCGCAACGGATGCCGCGGGTGATTCGGTGGGGTCGTTAGCCAGCAAACATTGCCTGAGGAAGCGCGCGGAATCTATCACGCGTTTTCTCAGGATCAGGTTCTGCAAGCTTCCAGCAGCAGCAGTCGGCGCGACAGGAGACCTCTTGCAACTGAGACGGTCTCAGGCCCAAGGTTCAGGTCACCCAAACGAGTTTCTGGCTGGTGCTCAATAGCTTCCAATAGTGCCAGCTCGGATTCTGAAAGAGTGATGGGCTCCAGATCCGGACCCAGAAGGCTGGAGGAAGGCCATCCCCATAAACACGACTGTCGTCGACCAATTGCCTGGAGCAAGGCTGAATCGTCCTCCCAGGTGTTGGAGTGAACGGGTTGTTTCGCCACAAAAAACTCGAAATGACTGATCTCGGGATCGAGGTCTTCAACGAGCAGCCATTGTTCGCGCTCAGGAAGCATTGCTGCACGCTCCAGCAATTCACCTGAGAGCAAACGATTGAGATCCCACACCGAGGAATTCGAAAAGCCAGCGAAATGCAGTCCGGCTGCATCGATCAAGCTGAACAAGCGACTTAGGTCGTAGCTGGTTTCCTGCGGATGGAGATACATATCTGCGAAATTCGAATCGGCTGCGGTATCGATCAACCAGCGCTGCTCATGGTTCTGACGCAGACGATTGCCCTCAGGCAGAACCTGAAAAAGTTCACGGCCAAGACGCAGACCTTCAGCACCGCTGCCAGCACCCAATCGGAACAGCGCGCTCTGGGTTCGATGAATCTCCCAACGCCCCCCATCGGCGTAGAGGAACAAATGGATCAATCCTGTGTCCGACAAAAGCGAACTCAAGGCCTTCAGACCCTCAAGCGGCTCGCGCAAGTGATGCAGAACGCCCACAGAATTGATGTAGTCGAAGGGTCCCTCGCCCTCCAGATCGAGAAGACTGCGCTGTTCCTGGCGCAAAGCATCCACCTGATCGCCTGCACCTGATCTCTTCAGTCGTTCACGGGCTACTTCAAGAGCTCCCGCACTGATATCGACTGCCAGGATCTGCGCTCCTGGATTGAGGTGGCAGAGGTAATCGGTGCTAACACCTGTCCCACAACCCGCATCGAGAATTCGCAGAGAAGGCTTGATATCAGCATGCGATGGCACTGCACCATGCACCGCTGCCAGAACGCTTTCATGGCACCAGCGCCAGTTGTAGCCAGGAGGCGGTCCGTCCTGAAGAGGATCCCCGGGATAGGGGAACCGGTCATAAAAGGCACTCACCACAGGGGTTGCGGCATCCGAAGGCTTGGGGTTCATCGGCGCGTCGATTTCCGATCTCATTATTCGGTTTGAAGCATTTCAGGGTGGGCATCGAAAACAGGCCT
This window encodes:
- a CDS encoding DUF3326 domain-containing protein, whose amino-acid sequence is MTVFAAPLPTLMVVPTGIGCEIGGFAGDALPSARLLAAASGCLITHPNVINGASLYWRDPRIHYVEGYGLDRFASAAWGLRPRRSQRIGLLLDAGIESDLLLRHRQVAEGCRASLGLDINAVVRTDEPLGVHLAAGDSGTSWGTLDRPDALLRAAERLKAAGSTAIAVVARFPDDLDTETLAAYRYGTGVDALAGAEAVISHLLVRHLQIPCAHAPALEALPLDVDLDPRAAGEELGYTFLACVLVGLSRAPDLLDLSSGCSIAPEDLVANQLGAVVVPDGALGGEAVLASLERGVPVIAVNNPGVLSVSAEALGCGNQILKASSYAEAAGLVTAMREGIATASLVRPLPAMQELN
- a CDS encoding 2Fe-2S iron-sulfur cluster-binding protein, producing the protein MSDTTPVVYAITIELDGQQHHFQCQDNQTVLSAAEEAGVPLPSSCCAGVCTTCAARIQEGEVHQPDAMGVKEDLRKKGFALLCVSFPRSDLIAAAGQEDALYQAQFGQYQS
- a CDS encoding F0F1 ATP synthase subunit gamma yields the protein MANLKEIRDRIKSVKNTRKITEAMRLVAAAKVRRAQEQVLRSRPFADRLARLLENLQARMRFEDADAPLLEQRNVETITLVAVTGDRGLCGGYNANIIKRTEMRFAELQGKGYKVDLVLIGRKAISYFTNRSYPIQATFTGLEQVPTADEAGSIANEVFAEFLSESTDRVEIIYTKFINLVSCNPVVQTLLPLDPQGIAEADDEIFRLTTKDGELRVESGAGPANAQPQLPSDIVFEQSPDQLLNALLPLYLQNQLLRSLQEAAASELASRMMAMNNASDNAKALAKTLTLDYNKARQAAITQEILEVVGGAAAMA
- the atpA gene encoding F0F1 ATP synthase subunit alpha; the protein is MVSIRPDEISAILKQQIEDYDKSVSVSNVGSVLQVGDGIARVYGLQEVMAGELVEFEDGTEGIALNLEDDNVGAVLMGEGLGIQEGSTVRATGKIASVPVGDALLGRVVNSLGVPLDGKGDLATTETRLIESPAPGIIQRKSVHEPMQTGITAIDAMIPIGRGQRELIIGDRQTGKSAIAIDTILNQADQDVVCVYVAIGQKAANVAQVTEVLRERGALDYTVIVAANASDPAALQYLAPYTGASIAEAFMYKGKATLVIYDDLSKQAQAYRQMSLLLRRPPGREAYPGDVFYCHSRLLERAAKLSDAMGKGSMTALPIIETQAGDVSAYIPTNVISITDGQVFLSSDLFNSGLRPAINVGISVSRVGGAAQTKAIKKIAGTLKLELAQFDELAAFSQFASDLDAATQKQLGRGKRLRELLKQPQFSPLILAEQVAIVYAGVKGLIDDVPEDQVVQFSRELREYLKSNKPEFIKKVQEEKVLSPEAETMLKEAIAEVTSTMLASAN
- the atpH gene encoding ATP synthase F1 subunit delta, which encodes MPLLNTLATPYAEALLQVTNARNESEDVAAQCKELIALWDSSESLRDAMTSPVLEPTAKKKALEQLLSEQIQPSLLNLLKVLADRYRLTAFDAVLGRYLELYRESRKISLAHVRSAQALTDTQKASLTAKVESMVGSGSVEIDLTIDPSLIGGFVINVGSQVIDASLSGQVRRLGLSLAKAG
- a CDS encoding F0F1 ATP synthase subunit B → MMSLVTLFAAEGGFAINLNPLDTNLINLVIVIGLLVYFLKGLLGGILERRRESILKELNDAETRLKTATTELSKAQADLGSAKEKAEKIRADGKARAHAIRVDGEQRTIEAMAALKQDALADLNAEGARLTEQLRREAALAAIDKVMADLPGRLDASAQARLIDASINNLEDA
- a CDS encoding F0F1 ATP synthase subunit B', whose amino-acid sequence is MTWLLLAEAAVPEGGLFDLDATLPLMAVQVVLLTFLLNSLFFRPVGKVVEDREGYITTSLADSKQKLEQVQRLEAELTEQLRGARQAAQAAILEAEQEVDNLYREAIATTEADANRTREKARREIETQREQAQSQLMSKVDEFSTKIIQRLLAVS
- the atpE gene encoding ATP synthase F0 subunit C, with protein sequence MDSITSAASVVAAGLAVGLAAIGPGIGQGSASQGAVEGIARQPEAEGKIRGTLLLSLAFMESLTIYGLVVALVLLFANPFAG
- the atpB gene encoding F0F1 ATP synthase subunit A; the protein is MALLPFTLPFAELEVGNHLYWQIGNLNLHGQVFLSSWILIGALLAVVLVGTRKLDRDPRGVQNLLEFLWDYLRDLARDQIGEKYYREWLPFIGTLFLFIFVSNWGGALIPWKVFELPDGELGAPTADINTTVAMALLVSLAYFYAGLSKKGLRFFELYVEPTPIMLPFKIIEEFTKPLSLSFRLFGNILADELAVGVLVYLVPLIVPLPVMLLGLFTSAIQALIFATLAAFYIGEGLHEHH
- a CDS encoding bifunctional 2-polyprenyl-6-hydroxyphenol methylase/3-demethylubiquinol 3-O-methyltransferase UbiG, with translation MNPKPSDAATPVVSAFYDRFPYPGDPLQDGPPPGYNWRWCHESVLAAVHGAVPSHADIKPSLRILDAGCGTGVSTDYLCHLNPGAQILAVDISAGALEVARERLKRSGAGDQVDALRQEQRSLLDLEGEGPFDYINSVGVLHHLREPLEGLKALSSLLSDTGLIHLFLYADGGRWEIHRTQSALFRLGAGSGAEGLRLGRELFQVLPEGNRLRQNHEQRWLIDTAADSNFADMYLHPQETSYDLSRLFSLIDAAGLHFAGFSNSSVWDLNRLLSGELLERAAMLPEREQWLLVEDLDPEISHFEFFVAKQPVHSNTWEDDSALLQAIGRRQSCLWGWPSSSLLGPDLEPITLSESELALLEAIEHQPETRLGDLNLGPETVSVARGLLSRRLLLLEACRT